From the Candidatus Glassbacteria bacterium genome, the window GATGGGCCGTCTGAAGGGCGGTCTGCTGCCTGGATGGTATTCGAGAGACGACCGGATGGCGGCCCTGGCCTCGCTGGCTGGAGTGGGCATGGAGACAGCGGCGGCAAAAAATTTCGCCGAGCTTTCGGACGGCCAGCGCCAGCGGGTGCTGATCGCCAGGATGCTGGCCTCCGAGCCGGAGCTGCTGCTGCTCGATGAGCCGACCAGCTACCTCGACATCCAGGCCGAGCAGAAGTTGTACGAGCTTCTTCACCGGCTCAACGAGCGGCTGACAATTATAATCGTCTCCCACGACCTGCTGATAGTCTCCCGATTCGTGGACCGGGTGATTTGCGTGAAAGGGACGGTGGATGTCCACGATACCGAGGAAGTGAGCGAGGAACTGGTGGGCGAGTTGTACGGCGGCGAGGTGAAAATGATAATCCATTCCGACCACGAGCACGGCCGCGGGGAGGAACGGTAATGGGTACTTTTCTGGCGGATGTGGCCCGGTTCCCGTTCCTGCAGCACGCCCTGCTGGCCGGGGTTCTCGCTGGTGTCGCCTGCGGGGTGGTGGGCACCTGGGTGGTTGCCCGGCGGATCACCTATCTGGCCGGAGGAATCGCCCATAGCGTGCTGGGGGGA encodes:
- a CDS encoding metal ABC transporter permease, with amino-acid sequence MGTFLADVARFPFLQHALLAGVLAGVACGVVGTWVVARRITYLAGGIAHSVLGGVGVARYLQKVRGLEWLDPLYGALAAALGAAALIGWVSLKAREREDTLISAM
- a CDS encoding metal ABC transporter ATP-binding protein, which translates into the protein MSEILIQLDNVCFSYPGGSPVLQDVTFAVRSGEFACVVGPNGGGKSTLLKLMLGLERPDSGTVRLFGKLPGKVSRKIGFLPQNPQFDPQFPVTVMDVVLMGRLKGGLLPGWYSRDDRMAALASLAGVGMETAAAKNFAELSDGQRQRVLIARMLASEPELLLLDEPTSYLDIQAEQKLYELLHRLNERLTIIIVSHDLLIVSRFVDRVICVKGTVDVHDTEEVSEELVGELYGGEVKMIIHSDHEHGRGEER